The Echinicola jeungdonensis genome segment GACTGCCGGTCATTGGCTTTTATTCCTGCTATTAGTTGTTCTTGTTTCAAAAGTTGCGATTATATTTTGGTGTATAGGCAAAAAAAAGAAAACACAAGGCCGATTCCAGCCTTGTGATTATAATATTAAAACAAGTTCTTTTAAATTACAAATGAATCACCTCATCATAAGCTGCAGCGGCAGCTTCCATCACGGCTTCTGACATGGTTGGGTGTGGGTGGACAGTCTTGATCAATTCATGACCTGTGGTTTCCAGTTTTCTGATTGCAACGATTTCAGCAATCATCTCTGTCACATTGGAACCGATCATATGACCACCTAGAAGCTCCCCATATTTGGCATCAAAGATCAATTTCACAAAACCATCTTTGGCGCCAGCGGCAGAGGCTTTACCAGATGCAGAGAATGGGAATTTACCCACTTTCACTTCATATCCTTCTTCCTTGGCCTTGGCTTCAGTATAACCAACAGAGGCTATTTCTGGAATACAATAGGTACAACCTGGAATATTATTATAATCCAAAGGCTCTGGTTTTTGGCCTGCGATTTTTTCCACGCAGATAATACCTTCAGCAGATGCCACGTGGGCCAAAGCAGGACCTGGAATCACATCACCTATGGCATAGTAACCTGGCATATTGGTTTTATAATATTCATCCACCTGGATCTTGCCTTTGTCCACCAAAATTCCAACATCCTCAAGTCCACAATTTTCCACATTGGCTACAACACCTGCTGCAGAAAGGACAATGTCGCAATCCAAGGTCTCTTCACCTTTTTTGTTTTTCACCGTTACCTTGCAGCCATCACCTTTGGTATCCACAGCAGTTACCTCAGTGCTGGTCATGATGTTCATGCCGGCCTTTTTATAGATTTTTTCCAAAGACTTGGAAACTTCCTCATCTTCGTTTGGTACAATCCTATCCATAAATTCTACGATAGTTACCTCAGTACCAATAGCAGCATAGAAATAGGCAAACTCAACACCGATAGCCCCAGAACCTACAACAACCATTTTCTTAGGCTGCTTGTCGAGGGTCATGGCTTTACGGTAACCAATGATTTTTTCATTATCAATTTTAAAGGAAGGAAGTTCTCTGGAACGGGCA includes the following:
- the lpdA gene encoding dihydrolipoyl dehydrogenase, coding for MSSTKFDVIVVGSGPGGYVAAIRASQLGLKTAVVEAAELGGICLNWGCIPTKALLKSAQVFEYINHAEDYGISVKDPKADFGGMVKRSRGVAEGMSKGIQFLFKKNKIEQLLGWGKVKPGKKVEVEDKEGKKTTYSADNIIIATGARSRELPSFKIDNEKIIGYRKAMTLDKQPKKMVVVGSGAIGVEFAYFYAAIGTEVTIVEFMDRIVPNEDEEVSKSLEKIYKKAGMNIMTSTEVTAVDTKGDGCKVTVKNKKGEETLDCDIVLSAAGVVANVENCGLEDVGILVDKGKIQVDEYYKTNMPGYYAIGDVIPGPALAHVASAEGIICVEKIAGQKPEPLDYNNIPGCTYCIPEIASVGYTEAKAKEEGYEVKVGKFPFSASGKASAAGAKDGFVKLIFDAKYGELLGGHMIGSNVTEMIAEIVAIRKLETTGHELIKTVHPHPTMSEAVMEAAAAAYDEVIHL